The Bacillus sp. (in: firmicutes) genome has a window encoding:
- a CDS encoding PspC domain-containing protein — protein sequence MKSSTNKVLFGVCAGIAEFFEIDPLIVRLIFIFIPASIPVYLIPAYFLQKNPSLY from the coding sequence ATGAAATCATCCACAAATAAAGTGTTATTCGGAGTTTGCGCAGGAATTGCCGAGTTTTTTGAAATTGATCCGTTAATCGTAAGGCTAATATTTATTTTCATTCCAGCTTCAATACCTGTTTATTTGATACCGGCCTATTTTTTACAGAAAAATCCTTCGCTTTATTAA
- a CDS encoding DUF3231 family protein — protein MGILSGNPKDEPMHYGEVFSIWSFLLATKQAIAGYQTKINHTGDEDLRRLMEECIGQCQQEEKQVEALLKENGVALPPTPPERPKACLEDIPAGARFQDPEIAAHLSVGLGAGLVACSGVMAQCIREDIAMMFGQFHTQKATIAAKALRLNKEKGWIIPPPLHYSKAEKC, from the coding sequence ATGGGAATTTTAAGTGGGAATCCAAAAGATGAGCCAATGCACTATGGGGAAGTATTTTCAATTTGGTCATTTTTATTAGCAACAAAGCAAGCTATTGCTGGTTATCAAACAAAAATAAACCATACGGGTGACGAGGATTTACGAAGATTAATGGAAGAATGCATCGGGCAATGCCAACAAGAGGAAAAACAAGTTGAAGCTTTATTAAAAGAAAACGGTGTAGCACTTCCACCAACTCCTCCTGAACGACCTAAAGCATGTCTTGAAGATATTCCAGCAGGTGCAAGATTCCAGGACCCTGAAATAGCAGCACATTTATCCGTAGGTTTAGGTGCTGGCTTAGTAGCCTGTAGTGGTGTGATGGCCCAATGTATCCGCGAAGATATTGCGATGATGTTCGGCCAATTCCATACGCAAAAAGCTACAATTGCTGCAAAAGCTTTGCGCTTAAATAAGGAAAAAGGCTGGATCATTCCTCCGCCTTTACACTATAGCAAGGCTGAAAAGTGTTAA
- the lepB gene encoding signal peptidase I, which translates to MKVSTKKEFISWLQSILYAFIIVFVAQQFFISPITVKGESMVPTFQDKDKLLISKISEIERFDIIVFDAPDADRKYIKRVIGLPGDRIEVKDDVLYINGEAIEEQYIMENREELSFGKLMRDFTLEDLTGEATVPDNSLFVMGDNRRISKDSRIFGFISYDSVRGKVKFQIYPFQEIGMPR; encoded by the coding sequence ATGAAGGTAAGTACAAAAAAGGAATTTATATCGTGGCTTCAATCAATCTTATATGCATTTATAATTGTTTTTGTTGCTCAACAATTTTTCATCTCACCGATTACTGTGAAAGGTGAATCAATGGTACCCACTTTTCAAGATAAAGATAAATTATTGATAAGCAAAATTTCTGAAATCGAACGATTTGATATTATTGTTTTTGATGCTCCAGATGCTGATAGAAAATATATTAAAAGGGTTATTGGTCTTCCAGGAGATCGAATTGAAGTAAAGGATGACGTATTATATATAAATGGTGAAGCTATTGAAGAACAATATATAATGGAAAACCGAGAGGAGCTTTCATTTGGCAAGTTAATGCGTGATTTTACACTAGAAGATCTTACTGGGGAGGCAACGGTTCCTGACAACTCGTTGTTTGTAATGGGTGATAACCGGAGAATTAGTAAAGATAGCAGAATTTTTGGATTTATTTCTTATGACTCAGTAAGGGGAAAAGTGAAATTTCAAATTTATCCATTCCAAGAAATAGGAATGCCACGATAA
- a CDS encoding DUF2281 domain-containing protein, with the protein MEVGEDMITSKEKLLKLINEFPESELNRVLEFVENLNNRSYDQLAKPYESSLDFWDEAIDNEIWNNI; encoded by the coding sequence ATGGAAGTGGGTGAGGACATGATTACCTCAAAGGAAAAATTGTTAAAATTGATTAACGAATTTCCAGAAAGTGAGTTGAATCGGGTTTTGGAATTTGTTGAAAATCTAAATAACAGATCATATGATCAATTGGCAAAACCGTACGAAAGCAGTTTGGACTTTTGGGATGAAGCGATTGATAATGAGATATGGAATAATATCTAG
- a CDS encoding low molecular weight phosphotyrosine protein phosphatase produces MVRVLFVCLGNICRSPMAEAVFRHLVIKEGLNGKIEVDSAGTGDWHVGQPPHKGTRKKLDEYRIDHGSIRARQLNRQDLMNFNYVIAMDEKNLADIKAIAEEKSTAYIARLMDLVEDSTFLDVPDPYFTGNFDVTYELVKKGCEQLLTFIRKQEQI; encoded by the coding sequence TTGGTTCGCGTGTTATTTGTTTGTCTTGGTAATATATGCCGGTCTCCTATGGCGGAGGCAGTCTTTCGGCATTTAGTAATAAAAGAAGGCTTGAATGGGAAAATCGAGGTTGACTCAGCAGGTACTGGCGATTGGCATGTTGGACAACCGCCGCATAAAGGTACTCGAAAAAAACTGGATGAATATCGCATTGACCATGGCTCTATTCGGGCACGTCAACTAAATCGACAAGATCTTATGAACTTTAACTATGTAATAGCAATGGACGAAAAAAATTTAGCAGACATCAAGGCAATCGCCGAGGAAAAATCAACTGCTTATATTGCTCGATTAATGGATCTTGTTGAGGATTCAACCTTTTTAGATGTTCCTGACCCTTATTTTACAGGAAACTTTGACGTTACTTACGAGCTTGTAAAAAAGGGCTGTGAGCAATTGCTTACTTTTATTCGAAAGCAGGAGCAGATTTAG
- a CDS encoding spore germination protein, with amino-acid sequence MGFNKFSRRKTNKIDFTKEKNTTENPIMNEQRLKETFEQCSDVIFSTLQFHQHDVTFIYCSGLIDHEMFYKTIPLRLEEYFQSTDELTNHAIEKLQLPSLRLIENLEQVENEIFSGKLLLYFKSINVIYSVNISNKPQRKPEETSLEISFKGPRDNFIEDIIVNHALIRKRLPTASFVSEKFEIGRRTKTKVSLLYMKDVANQSILPQIRDKINAINIDGLYSGTQLGELIHDNPYSIFPRYSYTGRPDFAVESLLSGRFVILIDGIPYALLTPVTLFFLLKTAEDSETHFFYNAFERTLRTVSIFVSVLLPGFWVALTSFHQNQIPFTLLATIIEARKGVPLPTALEALLMLLLFEVFREAGMRLPLSIGQTFSVIGGLIIGDAAIRAGLTSPAMLVIIAGSTIATFTLVNQTLIGVVSLMRFLILIVSSLFGFFGLFVSIFFFIIFIVRVRSFGVPYLQMATNLSLVNIIKTLLKVPSKMDTKRPSSVKPNDETRQGGSR; translated from the coding sequence ATGGGGTTTAATAAGTTTTCTAGAAGAAAAACGAACAAAATTGACTTTACCAAGGAGAAAAATACAACGGAAAATCCTATTATGAATGAACAAAGGTTAAAAGAAACATTTGAACAATGTTCTGATGTTATCTTTTCAACTTTGCAGTTTCATCAACATGACGTCACCTTTATTTATTGTTCAGGACTTATCGATCATGAGATGTTTTATAAAACGATTCCTTTACGTCTTGAAGAATATTTCCAATCAACAGATGAACTAACAAATCATGCGATTGAAAAACTACAACTTCCTTCATTGCGCCTGATTGAGAACTTAGAACAGGTGGAAAATGAAATTTTTTCTGGTAAATTGTTACTATATTTTAAATCGATTAACGTGATTTATTCTGTAAATATTTCAAATAAGCCTCAGCGGAAACCAGAAGAAACTTCATTGGAGATAAGCTTTAAAGGACCGCGTGATAATTTTATTGAAGATATTATAGTAAATCATGCTTTAATTAGAAAAAGATTACCGACAGCGTCTTTTGTAAGTGAGAAATTTGAAATTGGAAGGCGGACAAAAACAAAAGTTTCTCTTCTGTATATGAAGGATGTTGCGAATCAAAGCATTCTTCCACAAATCCGGGATAAAATAAATGCAATCAATATAGATGGACTATACAGTGGAACTCAATTAGGCGAATTAATACATGATAATCCCTATTCTATTTTCCCACGTTATTCTTATACTGGACGTCCAGATTTTGCAGTTGAATCATTACTAAGTGGTCGATTTGTCATTTTAATTGACGGCATTCCTTATGCGTTGTTAACTCCAGTTACGTTATTCTTTTTATTAAAAACGGCAGAAGATAGCGAAACACATTTTTTCTATAATGCTTTTGAAAGAACATTAAGAACGGTTTCAATTTTTGTATCAGTTCTCCTGCCAGGTTTTTGGGTAGCATTGACTTCATTTCATCAAAACCAAATTCCATTTACGCTGTTGGCGACTATAATTGAAGCGAGAAAAGGTGTTCCTCTACCAACAGCGCTCGAAGCGTTATTAATGTTATTATTGTTTGAGGTTTTTAGAGAAGCTGGTATGCGACTACCTTTATCAATAGGTCAAACCTTTAGTGTTATTGGTGGGTTGATTATTGGAGATGCGGCAATAAGAGCGGGATTAACGAGTCCTGCTATGCTCGTTATTATTGCTGGGTCTACTATCGCAACCTTTACGCTTGTCAATCAGACACTTATAGGTGTTGTTTCATTAATGCGCTTTCTTATTCTTATTGTTTCATCCTTATTTGGTTTTTTTGGATTATTTGTCTCTATTTTCTTCTTCATTATTTTTATTGTGAGAGTTCGTTCATTCGGTGTTCCGTATTTACAAATGGCAACTAACTTAAGCTTAGTAAATATCATAAAAACTTTACTTAAAGTACCATCAAAAATGGATACGAAGCGTCCTAGCTCTGTCAAACCTAATGATGAAACAAGGCAGGGAGGTTCACGATGA
- a CDS encoding acryloyl-CoA reductase gives MEQKFRAFVVNKEGEAFSAGVKEVGMGELPDCDVAVRVAYSSVNYKDGLASIPNGKIVNSYPFIPGIDLAGTVVESKDSRFCEGDEVIVTSYELGVSHFGGFSEFARVPADWIVKLPAGLSLREAMIYGTAGFTAALSVYRLEKNGLHPDLGDVLVTGATGGVGSMAVAMLAKKGYNVIASTGKVSEYGFLRELGAKEIISRQEVLGEKIPVLGKQRWAAAVDPVGGKTLAAIVSQLKYQGAVAVSGLTGGSEVPTTVFPYILRGVSILGIDSVYCPMDVRKEIWRQMADDLKPSNLLNSIGHEINLEELLHALAAILDGKSKGRVVVKL, from the coding sequence TTGGAGCAAAAATTCCGGGCATTTGTTGTAAATAAAGAAGGAGAAGCGTTCAGTGCTGGAGTTAAGGAAGTAGGAATGGGTGAACTTCCTGATTGCGATGTAGCGGTACGGGTTGCTTATTCAAGTGTTAACTATAAAGATGGATTAGCAAGTATACCAAACGGTAAAATTGTGAATTCCTATCCGTTTATCCCTGGAATTGATTTAGCAGGCACAGTGGTTGAATCAAAAGATTCACGTTTTTGTGAAGGGGATGAAGTCATTGTAACGAGCTACGAGTTAGGAGTTTCTCACTTTGGAGGTTTTAGTGAATTTGCTAGGGTTCCAGCTGATTGGATTGTTAAACTGCCTGCTGGGCTTTCTTTAAGAGAAGCGATGATTTATGGAACGGCCGGCTTTACAGCAGCATTATCCGTTTATCGCTTAGAAAAAAATGGACTTCATCCCGATTTAGGTGATGTTCTAGTTACAGGAGCAACCGGAGGGGTTGGCAGTATGGCAGTTGCGATGTTAGCCAAAAAAGGTTATAACGTAATCGCAAGCACCGGAAAAGTTTCAGAATATGGCTTCTTGCGGGAGCTAGGTGCTAAAGAGATTATTTCACGCCAAGAAGTATTAGGGGAGAAAATTCCGGTACTTGGAAAACAGAGATGGGCTGCTGCCGTCGACCCAGTAGGAGGGAAAACATTAGCCGCTATTGTGTCGCAATTAAAATATCAAGGTGCCGTTGCTGTAAGTGGTCTAACTGGAGGCAGTGAAGTTCCAACAACTGTATTTCCGTATATTCTTCGCGGCGTTAGCATTCTTGGCATCGATTCCGTCTATTGTCCAATGGATGTGCGGAAAGAAATTTGGAGACAAATGGCAGATGATTTAAAGCCTAGTAACCTATTAAATTCAATCGGACATGAAATTAATTTAGAAGAATTGCTTCATGCATTGGCAGCTATTTTGGACGGGAAATCAAAAGGTAGAGTCGTTGTGAAGTTATAA
- a CDS encoding tyrosine-type recombinase/integrase — translation MLESFKNWLDNQQLSKNTIQSYSGQIKRYLKWFQESYNSPFNHLYRENILEYISYMSNIKKLKAQSINAHLAALIKLNEYLIDQSTQTDIVVSKKDYIRIQKEYISPATIIKTDVETFRQKILENRDKRDYAIVTLLAYSGMRISEALNIKVDDLNLTAREILVRYGKRKRQRQRLVIINDKIANAIKEYLKEREQQKNKESDYLFISRESYKVDRSVINRICNEFSDKITPHTLRHFFCSYALENGWSTHEVAAQVGHSNIHTTMLYTHPSRSEIKRKANLL, via the coding sequence ATGCTAGAATCCTTTAAAAATTGGCTAGACAACCAGCAATTAAGTAAAAACACTATACAGTCCTACTCAGGACAAATAAAACGCTATTTAAAGTGGTTCCAAGAAAGCTATAATTCGCCTTTCAATCACCTATACCGTGAAAACATACTAGAGTATATAAGTTATATGAGTAATATAAAAAAACTTAAAGCACAAAGTATTAATGCACACTTGGCAGCTTTAATTAAATTGAACGAATATTTAATAGATCAAAGTACTCAAACTGATATTGTTGTATCAAAAAAAGATTACATTAGAATTCAAAAGGAATATATTAGCCCTGCTACTATTATAAAGACTGATGTTGAAACCTTTCGACAAAAAATATTGGAAAATAGAGATAAACGGGATTATGCCATCGTTACTTTACTTGCCTATTCAGGAATGCGTATATCTGAAGCCTTGAATATTAAAGTTGACGATTTAAATTTAACTGCAAGAGAAATACTGGTGAGATATGGAAAAAGAAAAAGACAAAGACAAAGATTAGTAATTATCAACGATAAGATTGCTAATGCCATTAAAGAATACTTAAAGGAACGAGAACAACAGAAAAATAAAGAGAGCGACTATTTATTCATTAGTCGTGAATCTTATAAAGTGGATCGATCGGTAATTAATCGTATTTGTAATGAATTCAGTGACAAAATTACTCCTCATACACTAAGACATTTTTTTTGTTCTTATGCTCTGGAAAATGGTTGGTCTACTCACGAAGTAGCTGCACAAGTTGGACATTCAAATATTCACACGACCATGCTCTACACTCATCCATCCAGGAGTGAGATAAAACGAAAGGCGAATCTATTGTAA
- a CDS encoding Ger(x)C family spore germination protein, with protein MFVLLLAGCWDTNEPERMIYVHGLGIDYEDGKYNLYLQIVNPTLLAKSESTGGQTDTKVIVGHGTGETINEAIFDVYKSSQRRIFWGHLSYFVFTENVLKKEGLKAAIDLFDRYRETRYNTWVYTTKEPLFPLLTVLPPLEMSTALSQLSDPYPKYRQNSIIRPVSLRELLILLNEPPHIATIPYVGLTKKHTWETDKKSIKTIELIGATFISEDTFKKSFLIEEIEGIKWMNEDLTREELKLKNELSHVSLLIDNIKIEKKPIIKNNKIHFQISIKVLAKLREIVKRENLNKIEKETEKLLKSQIQETFRKGLEHELDVFRLSEVLYRQDVNAWKAVEQNGKIPLTKDSLQLSINVKLINGEKQRKMPTLE; from the coding sequence ATGTTCGTTCTCCTCCTTGCTGGTTGCTGGGATACAAATGAACCGGAAAGGATGATTTATGTCCATGGATTGGGTATTGACTACGAAGATGGTAAATACAATCTCTATCTGCAAATTGTAAATCCTACCTTACTGGCAAAGTCTGAATCCACGGGAGGACAAACCGATACAAAGGTTATCGTTGGTCATGGTACCGGAGAAACCATTAATGAAGCGATTTTTGATGTCTACAAATCTTCACAGCGTCGTATCTTTTGGGGGCATTTATCATACTTTGTTTTTACGGAAAATGTATTAAAAAAAGAGGGTTTAAAAGCAGCCATTGATTTATTTGATAGATATCGGGAGACCCGCTACAACACATGGGTCTATACAACAAAAGAGCCTTTATTTCCACTTTTAACAGTATTGCCACCATTGGAAATGTCAACTGCACTTTCGCAGCTTAGTGACCCATACCCAAAATATCGGCAAAACTCCATTATTCGTCCAGTAAGTTTAAGGGAATTATTAATTTTATTAAATGAACCACCCCATATAGCAACAATCCCCTATGTTGGACTAACTAAAAAACATACGTGGGAGACAGATAAAAAATCAATCAAAACAATTGAATTGATTGGAGCCACTTTCATTTCAGAAGATACTTTTAAAAAATCTTTTTTAATTGAAGAAATAGAAGGAATAAAGTGGATGAACGAGGACTTAACACGTGAAGAATTAAAACTTAAAAATGAGTTATCTCATGTTAGCTTATTAATTGACAATATAAAAATAGAAAAAAAACCAATCATTAAGAATAATAAGATTCACTTTCAAATTTCTATTAAAGTCCTCGCTAAATTAAGGGAAATTGTTAAGAGAGAAAATTTAAATAAAATAGAAAAAGAAACGGAAAAATTATTAAAATCGCAAATACAAGAAACTTTTCGAAAAGGATTAGAACATGAGTTGGATGTTTTTCGCTTATCTGAGGTTCTCTACCGCCAAGATGTTAATGCTTGGAAAGCTGTAGAACAAAATGGGAAAATCCCTTTAACAAAGGATAGTTTACAACTATCTATCAATGTAAAGCTTATCAATGGGGAAAAGCAACGAAAAATGCCAACCCTTGAATAA
- a CDS encoding type II toxin-antitoxin system Phd/YefM family antitoxin → MIITSTELQNNFGKYLILATKEDIFISRNGTVVAKLSPLPEFEGQMGKIAAVISEGAEDYSYIGFGQKATFEEFLELRNNSDERVEYIDGQIYFLASPKVIHQRILGRLFGTFHNTFKGKKCEPFMAPFDIELKRTPEKINMVQPDLMIICDLEEKLGEDDYYKGVPDLIVEILSKSTQSKDMVKKLELYLACGVKEYWIVNPWNQEVTVYQYENATIEKSKTFKTNEMIQSFIFEELAVELNDIFE, encoded by the coding sequence GTGATTATTACTTCCACTGAATTGCAAAATAATTTTGGCAAATATTTGATACTTGCTACAAAGGAAGATATTTTTATTTCACGGAATGGTACAGTTGTTGCCAAGCTTTCACCCTTGCCAGAATTCGAAGGTCAGATGGGGAAAATAGCTGCGGTTATATCCGAAGGAGCAGAAGATTACAGCTACATCGGTTTTGGTCAAAAAGCAACCTTTGAGGAGTTTCTGGAACTGCGCAACAATTCTGATGAAAGAGTTGAATATATTGATGGGCAAATTTATTTTCTTGCTTCTCCGAAAGTAATACACCAACGTATTTTAGGCAGGCTATTTGGAACTTTTCACAATACTTTTAAAGGGAAAAAATGTGAACCATTTATGGCACCTTTCGATATTGAATTGAAGCGAACGCCAGAAAAAATAAACATGGTGCAACCAGATTTAATGATTATTTGTGACCTGGAAGAAAAACTGGGTGAGGATGATTATTACAAAGGTGTCCCTGATTTAATCGTGGAAATTTTATCAAAAAGCACGCAATCAAAAGATATGGTTAAAAAACTCGAACTTTATTTAGCGTGTGGGGTTAAAGAATATTGGATTGTTAATCCTTGGAATCAGGAAGTCACCGTCTATCAATACGAAAATGCTACTATCGAAAAAAGCAAGACCTTTAAGACAAATGAAATGATTCAATCGTTCATCTTTGAAGAGTTAGCGGTGGAACTGAATGATATTTTTGAATAG
- a CDS encoding endospore germination permease, whose product MLKSDKVSPLHIILLLVTASGIKTHVFCISPLLTTSGRDAWITVLITIGLFLFWLPFLIYIHKKTNNRSLYSLLSEILGMKITYFINFIIIIFIALEIAVSLRETITWTTIAYLPETPQILVSLILIILCWFLASSNFGTINTINVFLLFFIVIFGFFVSIANIQYKNFSLLFPVLEHGYGSVFEGIIYPAAGYTELFFFLLLQHKVHNRLRFRHFFITLIILGALTFGPLVGSIIEFGPIEATKQRFPPYEQWGLVSIGRFIEHVDFLSIYQWLSGIFIRISLLLFIIKESLQIKNNRIKNIILFFLSIVIGGIIMVPITDFQFTYILKAYILPVSFWFLFCFSILFTIVAIIYSRQKGGKSNGV is encoded by the coding sequence ATGCTAAAATCCGATAAAGTTTCCCCTTTACATATTATTTTACTTTTAGTAACAGCTTCTGGTATAAAAACACATGTGTTTTGTATTTCTCCCTTACTCACCACTTCTGGAAGAGATGCATGGATAACCGTGCTTATAACAATCGGACTTTTTCTTTTTTGGTTACCATTTTTAATTTATATTCATAAAAAAACTAATAATCGTTCCTTATATAGTTTGTTATCAGAAATCCTTGGTATGAAAATCACTTATTTCATCAACTTTATTATTATTATTTTCATTGCTTTGGAAATTGCTGTTTCATTACGAGAAACGATTACGTGGACAACGATTGCTTATTTACCTGAAACACCACAAATATTGGTGAGTCTAATTTTAATTATTTTATGTTGGTTCCTAGCTAGTTCAAACTTTGGAACAATCAATACAATCAATGTCTTTCTCTTATTTTTCATCGTTATATTTGGCTTTTTTGTCAGCATTGCCAATATACAATACAAAAACTTTTCCTTACTTTTCCCTGTTTTAGAGCATGGGTACGGGTCTGTTTTTGAAGGAATTATTTATCCAGCTGCAGGATACACAGAGCTTTTCTTCTTTTTATTATTGCAACACAAAGTTCATAATCGACTTCGCTTTCGTCACTTTTTTATCACCCTTATTATCTTGGGAGCATTAACCTTTGGACCACTGGTAGGGTCGATTATTGAATTCGGGCCAATTGAGGCCACAAAACAAAGATTTCCACCTTATGAGCAGTGGGGGCTCGTGTCTATAGGAAGATTTATTGAACATGTTGATTTTTTATCAATTTACCAGTGGTTATCTGGTATTTTCATTCGCATTTCTTTATTGCTATTCATTATAAAAGAGTCATTACAAATAAAAAACAATCGAATAAAAAACATCATTTTATTTTTTCTATCCATTGTAATAGGGGGAATCATAATGGTGCCAATTACTGATTTTCAGTTCACTTATATATTAAAAGCTTACATTTTACCAGTTTCATTTTGGTTTCTCTTTTGTTTTTCAATACTATTTACGATTGTTGCCATTATCTATTCAAGGCAGAAAGGGGGGAAATCCAATGGGGTTTAA
- a CDS encoding Fic family protein produces the protein MFEKIDSLKEKLDKSIPLSKIVVDKLKNAFNIEMVYNSNAIEGNTLTLHETKMVLEQGLTVGGKPLKDYLEAVNLAEAVEFVEELVNEQEELNETNLKKIHYLVLKGIVKENNYAGVYRSVPVMISGSQHEPTQPYMIQPEMEKLFYWYNENKDILHPVELASLFHFKFVYIHPFIDGNGRTARLLMNFILMQYGFPPAIVKAEHEARAKYYNTLEIASTTGETKPFVRFIADCAETTIEKYLKYIG, from the coding sequence ATGTTCGAAAAGATTGACTCACTCAAAGAAAAACTTGATAAAAGTATACCCTTATCAAAAATTGTTGTAGATAAATTAAAAAATGCTTTTAACATAGAGATGGTCTACAATTCAAATGCGATTGAAGGTAATACGTTGACACTTCATGAAACAAAAATGGTTTTAGAGCAAGGATTAACAGTTGGTGGTAAGCCCTTAAAGGATTATTTAGAAGCTGTAAACCTTGCAGAAGCCGTTGAATTTGTCGAGGAACTTGTAAATGAGCAAGAAGAACTTAACGAGACAAACCTAAAAAAAATTCACTACTTGGTATTAAAAGGGATTGTTAAAGAAAACAATTATGCAGGAGTTTATAGAAGTGTCCCTGTTATGATTTCTGGTAGTCAGCATGAACCTACTCAACCTTACATGATACAACCAGAAATGGAAAAGCTATTTTATTGGTATAACGAGAATAAAGATATCCTTCATCCCGTAGAATTGGCTTCATTGTTTCATTTTAAATTTGTTTATATTCATCCTTTTATTGATGGAAATGGAAGGACCGCAAGACTTTTAATGAACTTTATTCTAATGCAATATGGTTTTCCACCAGCAATAGTCAAGGCTGAACATGAAGCAAGAGCAAAATACTACAATACGCTAGAGATTGCTAGTACAACAGGAGAAACGAAACCATTTGTGCGGTTTATTGCTGATTGCGCAGAAACAACGATAGAGAAGTACTTAAAGTATATAGGGTAA
- a CDS encoding response regulator transcription factor, whose translation MIKVMLVDDHALIRKGIRLLLETFPQTEFLGEADDGEGAVVLAQRLQPDVILMDLSMPNGLDGFSATKEIRERLPSTKIIFLTMYDEEAYVKKAIEVHANGYILKKSQGGDLAEAIISVYNGKYFYKTSIPDLQIRKWLADKNKNNKVLTSILTDREKEIVRLTMLGFSNKEISLKLHISPKTVENHKTRIMQKLNLTNKHELIKYGINNKYLELTI comes from the coding sequence ATGATTAAAGTGATGTTAGTTGACGACCATGCATTGATTCGGAAAGGCATACGTTTATTGCTTGAAACTTTCCCCCAAACTGAATTTCTAGGGGAAGCCGATGATGGGGAGGGGGCGGTTGTCCTTGCTCAGCGTTTGCAGCCAGATGTCATTTTAATGGATTTATCAATGCCAAACGGCTTGGACGGTTTTTCAGCAACAAAGGAAATTCGTGAGCGATTGCCATCAACAAAAATTATTTTTTTAACGATGTATGATGAAGAAGCTTATGTCAAAAAAGCAATTGAAGTCCATGCCAACGGCTATATATTGAAGAAAAGTCAAGGGGGAGATTTAGCCGAAGCAATTATTTCTGTATATAATGGAAAGTATTTTTATAAAACCTCAATCCCTGATCTACAAATTAGAAAATGGCTTGCAGATAAAAATAAAAACAATAAGGTTTTAACATCCATTTTAACTGACCGTGAAAAAGAAATCGTTCGCCTAACAATGCTAGGCTTTTCAAATAAGGAAATCAGCTTGAAATTACATATTAGCCCAAAAACAGTAGAAAATCATAAAACAAGAATTATGCAAAAACTAAACTTAACGAATAAACATGAGTTGATTAAATACGGGATTAATAATAAGTATTTGGAATTGACGATCTAA
- a CDS encoding DUF1292 domain-containing protein, whose product MEKIEVGEIFTISDENDQEDEVEVLAAVEIDGVEYIAVCFVDDVDDDNEDDIDVFFLKVDDDGDLSALESDEEFDKVSAAFEEIFEEEEEIED is encoded by the coding sequence ATGGAAAAAATCGAAGTAGGCGAAATATTTACAATTAGCGATGAAAATGATCAAGAAGATGAAGTTGAGGTACTAGCTGCTGTAGAAATTGATGGTGTTGAATACATTGCCGTGTGCTTTGTTGATGATGTCGATGATGACAATGAAGACGACATCGATGTTTTCTTTTTAAAAGTCGATGATGACGGTGACCTGTCAGCTTTAGAAAGTGACGAAGAATTTGACAAAGTTTCGGCAGCGTTTGAAGAGATTTTCGAAGAGGAAGAAGAAATAGAGGATTAA